One window of Akkermansia biwaensis genomic DNA carries:
- a CDS encoding tetratricopeptide repeat protein — translation MKPIAYYSYATALCTAFCCHASPLYGPLETGMQESQLLSSLKSCKSLEGPGTDAYLSRTGLNGAFKTKKPIGGLYFSLHFDYDKEGALRSVSFYSNSKVSKDEYDTRLKSLYKRMLNGLTGLYGPPMNMPDWIEKDSLPADRVMYMHMWRIQPGCFLMSGLANAGASGYMPIFRFSPPSGMPPKSKKDRDKLKSEWAAIPEFYEFAKAERFLSNAVFAMSHKKHPEALQHFQKAADLGSPNGYWGLAHLYRLGTDGVEKNTQLAEEYTRKAALAGFARAAMKYGNTWEKACKALDFNEAEATEWINRNKRAARAGYASEQYNMGIMYQHGFGVERNLDTAREWLQKAADQGHVQAQAALKKLPEAPAGEPLLI, via the coding sequence ATGAAACCTATAGCCTATTACAGCTATGCAACCGCATTGTGCACAGCCTTCTGCTGCCATGCCTCGCCGCTTTACGGCCCTTTGGAAACAGGAATGCAGGAATCCCAATTGCTGAGTTCTCTGAAATCTTGCAAATCCCTTGAAGGCCCCGGCACGGACGCCTACTTGAGCCGGACCGGACTCAACGGAGCCTTCAAGACGAAAAAGCCCATCGGCGGACTCTACTTTTCCCTTCACTTTGACTACGACAAAGAGGGGGCACTGAGATCCGTTTCCTTCTATTCCAACTCAAAAGTGAGCAAGGATGAATACGATACGCGCCTAAAATCCCTGTATAAGCGCATGCTGAACGGACTGACGGGGCTTTACGGACCGCCCATGAACATGCCGGACTGGATTGAAAAGGATTCCCTCCCGGCGGATCGGGTCATGTACATGCACATGTGGCGCATCCAGCCGGGCTGTTTCCTGATGTCCGGCCTGGCAAACGCGGGAGCCTCCGGCTACATGCCCATCTTCCGCTTTTCCCCGCCCTCCGGCATGCCGCCCAAATCCAAAAAGGACCGGGACAAGCTGAAATCCGAATGGGCAGCCATTCCGGAATTCTACGAATTCGCGAAAGCCGAGAGATTCCTCTCCAATGCCGTCTTCGCCATGTCCCACAAAAAGCATCCGGAAGCCCTGCAGCATTTCCAGAAAGCTGCCGACCTCGGCAGTCCCAACGGTTACTGGGGACTGGCCCATCTTTACCGGTTGGGGACGGACGGAGTGGAAAAAAATACGCAGCTGGCCGAAGAATACACGAGAAAAGCTGCCCTGGCAGGATTTGCCCGTGCCGCCATGAAATATGGAAACACGTGGGAAAAAGCCTGCAAGGCACTCGACTTCAATGAAGCGGAAGCCACGGAATGGATCAACCGGAACAAACGGGCCGCCAGAGCCGGCTATGCCTCCGAGCAATACAACATGGGAATCATGTACCAGCACGGATTTGGCGTGGAACGCAACCTGGACACGGCAAGGGAATGGCTGCAGAAAGCGGCGGACCAGGGCCATGTTCAGGCACAGGCGGCATTGAAAAAACTTCCGGAAGCTCCGGCAGGAGAACCATTATTAATCTAA
- the hisS gene encoding histidine--tRNA ligase, translated as MPDARFQPLPGFRDFSPADCAVRNYLFDAWKRVAHRYGFLEWEGPTVEATELYLKKSGGELPTQLFRFMDQGERDITIRPELTASLGRIAAAYQREYTKPLKWFEIGSCFRYEKPQKGRLREFYQFNADILGESSAWADSELIALAIDCMRELGFTQNDFIVRVSDREAWIRFAAEHGVQEQDIPVFLGIVDKFERDRPEECQRKLDAFSISRNDLVDFIENPPAGASERYETLLKDLTARGLETYVKLDLSVVRGLAYYTGLVFEIFDTQRSLRAVAGGGRYDTLVAALSGNAVDMPATGFAMGDAVIGHLIDQTPRARALKEAALAAAGCDVFIIQASENRRAEVLSIASALRDQGYSVDIPLTFTKFNGQMQKAVKSGARLALVVGDEFPTLELRDLTARTSAQIVMEDLFDSIATAANLA; from the coding sequence ATGCCAGACGCTCGCTTTCAACCACTTCCCGGATTCCGCGACTTCTCCCCGGCGGACTGCGCCGTACGCAACTACCTCTTTGACGCATGGAAAAGGGTGGCGCACCGCTACGGATTCCTGGAATGGGAAGGCCCCACGGTGGAAGCCACGGAACTGTACCTGAAAAAAAGCGGAGGCGAACTGCCCACCCAGCTCTTCCGCTTCATGGACCAGGGGGAACGGGACATCACCATCCGCCCGGAACTGACGGCTTCCCTGGGACGCATCGCCGCCGCGTACCAGCGGGAATACACCAAGCCGCTCAAGTGGTTTGAAATTGGCTCCTGCTTCCGTTACGAAAAACCGCAAAAAGGGCGCCTGCGCGAATTTTACCAGTTCAACGCGGACATTCTGGGGGAAAGCTCCGCCTGGGCGGACTCCGAACTCATTGCCCTGGCTATCGACTGCATGAGGGAACTGGGCTTCACGCAGAATGACTTCATCGTCCGCGTCTCCGACCGTGAAGCCTGGATCAGGTTCGCTGCGGAACACGGCGTGCAGGAACAGGACATCCCTGTTTTCCTTGGTATCGTGGACAAATTCGAACGCGACCGTCCGGAAGAATGCCAGCGCAAGCTGGATGCCTTCAGCATCAGCCGCAACGATCTCGTGGACTTCATTGAAAACCCGCCTGCCGGAGCCTCCGAACGCTACGAAACCCTGCTGAAAGACCTGACGGCCCGCGGCCTGGAAACCTACGTAAAGCTGGACCTCTCCGTGGTCCGCGGCCTGGCGTACTACACCGGCCTGGTCTTTGAAATCTTTGACACGCAAAGAAGTCTGCGCGCCGTAGCCGGCGGAGGCCGGTACGACACCCTCGTGGCCGCCCTCTCCGGCAATGCGGTGGACATGCCCGCAACAGGTTTCGCCATGGGAGACGCCGTCATCGGCCATCTCATCGACCAGACGCCCCGCGCCAGGGCACTGAAAGAAGCGGCGCTGGCGGCCGCGGGATGTGACGTCTTCATCATACAAGCGTCCGAAAACCGCCGTGCGGAAGTACTCTCCATCGCCTCGGCCCTTCGTGACCAGGGCTACAGCGTGGACATCCCCCTGACCTTCACCAAATTCAACGGACAGATGCAGAAAGCCGTCAAATCCGGGGCACGTCTGGCCCTGGTGGTCGGCGATGAATTCCCCACCCTGGAACTGCGCGACCTGACGGCACGCACCTCCGCCCAAATAGTCATGGAAGACCTGTTCGACTCCATTGCAACCGCGGCGAACCTTGCCTGA
- the hypE gene encoding hydrogenase expression/formation protein HypE: protein MFECPVPESVSDRIQMAHGGGGRLMNDLIRSVFLEAFGSPSGSVQNDSAVLSSPAGRLAVTTDSFVVQPLEFPGGNIGSLAVHGTVNDLAMSGAEPLYLTAGFILEEGLPLDVLNRVVHSMAEAARLAGVRIVTGDTKVVERGKGDGIYINTAGVGAVPHDLEISPSSVRPGDSILLSGDLGRHGMTIMSLRAGLSFGEALCSDSAPLHESVAALIRAGIPVHCLRDVTRGGLTATLSEIAEASGLTVRLDEMSIPVRDDVRAACGLLGLDPLQVACEGRYLAILPGEYEDEALRLMRGCGVSSGACLVGRVEEFRTAPLLMKGRLGVERVLGMPSGMQLPRIC from the coding sequence ATGTTTGAGTGTCCCGTTCCAGAATCCGTTTCCGACCGCATCCAGATGGCTCACGGCGGCGGTGGCCGCCTGATGAATGACCTGATCCGCTCCGTGTTTCTGGAAGCCTTCGGTTCTCCGTCCGGCAGCGTGCAGAATGATTCCGCCGTTCTGTCTTCTCCTGCAGGGCGCCTGGCGGTGACGACGGACAGCTTTGTGGTTCAGCCCCTGGAGTTTCCGGGCGGCAATATCGGTTCCCTGGCCGTTCACGGCACGGTGAATGATCTGGCCATGAGCGGAGCGGAACCGCTGTACCTGACGGCGGGGTTCATTTTGGAGGAGGGGCTTCCGCTGGACGTCCTGAACAGAGTGGTACACTCCATGGCTGAGGCTGCCCGTCTGGCGGGCGTGCGCATCGTCACAGGGGATACGAAGGTAGTGGAACGGGGAAAAGGCGATGGTATTTATATCAATACCGCCGGGGTGGGAGCAGTGCCGCATGATTTGGAGATCAGCCCTTCTTCCGTGCGTCCGGGGGATTCCATCCTGCTCAGCGGGGATTTGGGCAGGCATGGCATGACGATCATGAGCCTGAGGGCGGGATTGTCCTTTGGTGAAGCTTTGTGCAGTGATTCGGCTCCCCTTCATGAGTCCGTGGCTGCGTTGATTCGGGCCGGGATTCCCGTGCATTGCCTGCGTGACGTGACCCGTGGCGGTTTGACGGCCACTCTTTCAGAGATTGCGGAGGCTTCCGGGCTGACAGTGAGGCTGGATGAGATGTCCATTCCAGTCCGGGATGACGTGAGGGCCGCGTGCGGTTTGCTGGGGCTGGACCCGCTGCAAGTAGCGTGCGAAGGGCGTTATCTCGCGATTTTGCCCGGAGAATATGAAGATGAGGCATTGCGCCTGATGCGCGGTTGCGGCGTTTCCTCCGGGGCCTGTCTGGTTGGCCGGGTGGAAGAGTTCAGGACGGCTCCCCTGCTGATGAAGGGCAGACTGGGCGTGGAGCGGGTACTTGGCATGCCGTCCGGCATGCAGCTGCCGAGGATCTGCTGA
- the hypB gene encoding hydrogenase nickel incorporation protein HypB, producing MCKDCGCGGEHTHEGHAHGMDVHVPVLDANDRLAERNRGFFEAKKLLVINVFSSPGSGKTSLLQKTAEMLRNRVRMGVIVGDLATDHDAERLSRADIPVVQITTGTMCHLDARMIAEAMKRMPLDDLDVLVIENVGNLVCPASYDLGEGMRVVLLSVTEGEDKPLKYPPMFHSADVALVTKSDLADAVDFDRDAALAALNKVAHHARVIELSSKTGEGMDIWCGEIEERVRRIRSGRVQEHVHHHH from the coding sequence ATGTGTAAAGATTGCGGATGCGGAGGTGAACACACCCATGAAGGACACGCCCACGGCATGGACGTCCATGTTCCCGTGCTGGATGCCAATGACCGTTTGGCGGAACGCAACAGAGGTTTTTTTGAAGCAAAGAAGCTGCTGGTCATCAATGTATTTTCCTCTCCCGGCTCCGGCAAGACATCCCTGCTGCAGAAGACGGCGGAGATGTTGAGGAACCGTGTCAGAATGGGGGTGATTGTTGGAGACCTGGCTACGGATCATGACGCCGAACGCCTGAGCCGTGCGGATATTCCCGTAGTGCAGATTACCACCGGTACAATGTGCCATCTGGATGCCCGCATGATTGCGGAGGCGATGAAGCGGATGCCGCTTGATGACCTGGATGTGCTGGTGATTGAGAATGTGGGGAACCTGGTGTGTCCCGCTTCCTATGATTTGGGGGAAGGGATGCGCGTGGTCCTGCTTTCCGTCACGGAAGGGGAGGACAAGCCTTTGAAGTATCCCCCCATGTTCCATTCCGCAGACGTGGCCCTGGTGACTAAGTCGGATTTGGCGGATGCCGTGGATTTTGACCGGGATGCCGCGCTGGCGGCTCTGAACAAGGTGGCCCATCACGCGCGCGTGATTGAGTTGTCTTCCAAGACAGGGGAAGGAATGGATATTTGGTGCGGGGAGATTGAGGAACGGGTGCGCCGCATTCGTTCAGGAAGAGTTCAGGAGCATGTCCACCATCACCATTGA
- a CDS encoding HypC/HybG/HupF family hydrogenase formation chaperone codes for MCLAVPGKIVSVHEKDPLFRLGVVDFGGVTREVNLACVPEAEVGSYVIVHVGMALSVLDEETALETRREMREIVENSEPV; via the coding sequence ATGTGTTTGGCCGTTCCCGGAAAAATCGTAAGCGTTCATGAAAAAGATCCCCTGTTCCGCCTGGGCGTGGTGGATTTCGGCGGAGTGACGCGGGAAGTGAATCTGGCCTGCGTGCCGGAAGCGGAGGTGGGGAGTTACGTTATTGTGCATGTGGGAATGGCCCTGAGCGTGCTGGATGAGGAAACCGCCCTTGAGACGCGGAGGGAGATGCGCGAGATCGTGGAGAATTCCGAACCCGTGTGA
- the hypF gene encoding carbamoyltransferase HypF: MSTITIEQAVSALKIDITGMVQGVGFRPHVYRLASRFGLKGFVRNTESGVEIRVEGDAGDAERFFAELMESLPEHARVYGTEQTVCEPAGYEEFLILESDPASGGVPIMLPDLAPCPECLREMRDPSSRRYHYPFTNCTHCGPRYSIIESMPYDRSGTSMKGFRMCPECMKEYQDMGDRRFHAQPIACPECGPSMKVLFSDGSELGFGHGFDTPAAQVAWVLADGLIVALMGVGGFQLLADAASEGAVRRLRKLKGRDAKPFAVMVPDMAAAEALCHLTEEEKRLLASPEAPIVLAVKRKNVDLAPSVCMFSRFAGIMLPSSPVHALLMDMWRKPLVVTSGNLSGEPLCISVEEALQKLENAADVFFVHDRPIVRPVDDSVVRVAGGRTMMVRRARGYAPRPVWRTAPEAPKVLALGSGLKNTVCWLKDGVAVMSQHLGDLDSAAALHAFERTVEVLGSTLKAVPDVIAVDAHPDNPTATLARRLAREWGVSVFPVQHHQAHVLACAAENGTPFPALGVAWDGTGFGTDGTVWGGEFFIMEEQGAPKRVARIRPFLLPGGDEAVKEPARCACALARQMAEWRPDGLLRRLEHGIPPRKRQALETMMERHVHCPATSSMGRLFDAVAFWCGFDGAAGCEGHAAMVLESWAASLPEDGPEGDSYEWVMHEEGGLLELDWRPVLKALNDDLLAGVSRCRIARKFHESLVNLVFDVAERFSQDRLVLGGGCFQNAFLLEGLMGMAQSRACVLSLPQRVPCNDGGISLGQAAAAVRQWKG, translated from the coding sequence ATGTCCACCATCACCATTGAACAGGCTGTTTCAGCCTTGAAGATCGACATTACCGGCATGGTTCAGGGGGTCGGCTTCCGGCCCCACGTGTATCGGCTGGCCTCGCGTTTCGGCCTGAAAGGCTTCGTGCGCAATACGGAGTCCGGCGTGGAGATCCGCGTGGAGGGAGATGCGGGGGATGCCGAACGTTTTTTTGCGGAATTGATGGAAAGCCTGCCGGAACATGCCCGCGTTTACGGAACGGAACAGACCGTTTGCGAGCCTGCCGGGTATGAAGAGTTCCTGATTTTGGAGAGCGATCCCGCTTCCGGCGGCGTGCCGATCATGCTGCCGGACTTGGCTCCGTGCCCGGAATGCCTCCGGGAGATGCGCGACCCGTCTTCCCGGCGCTATCATTATCCTTTTACCAACTGTACCCATTGCGGTCCCCGTTATTCCATTATTGAGTCCATGCCTTATGACCGCTCCGGAACCAGCATGAAGGGGTTCCGGATGTGTCCGGAATGCATGAAGGAGTACCAGGACATGGGGGACCGGCGTTTCCATGCCCAGCCCATCGCCTGCCCGGAATGCGGGCCTTCCATGAAGGTGTTGTTTTCAGATGGTTCCGAGCTGGGCTTCGGCCACGGTTTTGATACCCCTGCGGCTCAGGTGGCCTGGGTGCTGGCGGACGGCCTGATTGTGGCTCTCATGGGGGTGGGCGGTTTCCAGTTGCTGGCAGATGCCGCGTCCGAAGGAGCCGTCAGACGGCTGAGGAAGCTGAAGGGGAGGGATGCCAAGCCGTTTGCCGTGATGGTGCCGGACATGGCTGCGGCGGAGGCTCTGTGTCATTTGACGGAGGAGGAGAAACGGCTGCTGGCGTCTCCCGAGGCGCCCATCGTACTGGCGGTCAAGAGGAAGAATGTGGATTTAGCGCCTTCCGTATGCATGTTCAGCCGTTTTGCCGGTATTATGCTGCCGTCTTCCCCGGTGCATGCGCTGCTGATGGATATGTGGAGAAAGCCTCTCGTGGTGACCAGCGGCAATTTGAGCGGGGAGCCTTTGTGCATTTCCGTGGAAGAGGCGTTGCAGAAGCTGGAGAACGCGGCGGACGTGTTTTTCGTGCACGACCGGCCGATCGTGCGTCCGGTGGATGATTCCGTGGTGCGCGTGGCGGGTGGCAGAACCATGATGGTGCGCCGGGCCCGCGGTTATGCGCCCCGGCCTGTATGGCGCACCGCGCCGGAGGCGCCTAAGGTGCTGGCTCTCGGCTCCGGGTTGAAAAATACCGTTTGCTGGCTGAAGGATGGCGTGGCCGTGATGAGCCAGCATCTGGGGGATTTGGACAGCGCCGCCGCCCTGCACGCTTTTGAGCGGACGGTGGAAGTTTTGGGAAGTACCTTGAAGGCCGTGCCGGATGTGATTGCCGTGGACGCCCATCCGGATAACCCGACGGCAACCCTCGCCCGGCGTTTGGCCAGGGAATGGGGTGTTTCCGTTTTTCCCGTACAGCATCATCAGGCGCATGTGCTTGCCTGCGCCGCAGAGAATGGAACTCCTTTCCCCGCCCTGGGCGTAGCCTGGGACGGAACGGGGTTCGGCACGGATGGAACGGTGTGGGGTGGTGAGTTTTTTATCATGGAGGAGCAGGGTGCTCCCAAACGGGTGGCGCGGATCAGGCCGTTTCTGCTGCCCGGTGGGGATGAAGCGGTGAAGGAGCCCGCCCGCTGCGCCTGCGCCCTGGCCCGGCAAATGGCTGAGTGGCGGCCGGATGGACTGCTCCGGCGTCTGGAGCACGGAATTCCTCCCCGGAAGCGGCAGGCTCTGGAAACGATGATGGAGCGGCATGTTCATTGCCCGGCAACGTCTTCCATGGGGAGGCTGTTTGATGCGGTGGCGTTCTGGTGCGGTTTTGACGGTGCGGCGGGATGCGAAGGCCATGCCGCCATGGTGCTGGAGTCTTGGGCCGCCTCCCTTCCCGAAGACGGCCCGGAGGGCGATTCGTACGAATGGGTGATGCATGAGGAAGGCGGCCTGCTGGAGCTGGACTGGAGACCCGTTCTGAAGGCCTTGAATGATGATTTGCTGGCCGGTGTTTCCCGTTGCCGGATAGCCCGGAAGTTTCATGAAAGCCTCGTGAACCTGGTGTTTGATGTGGCGGAGCGTTTTTCCCAGGACAGGCTGGTGCTGGGAGGCGGCTGCTTTCAAAATGCGTTTTTGCTTGAAGGCCTGATGGGCATGGCGCAGTCTAGGGCGTGCGTTTTGTCGCTGCCGCAGCGCGTCCCCTGCAATGACGGAGGGATTTCCCTGGGGCAGGCGGCGGCTGCCGTTCGTCAATGGAAAGGATAA
- a CDS encoding alpha-1,2-fucosyltransferase — translation MKSDFIAACFFHGCRTGNQLFQIAAAYGHALRHGLECRVPWRFNSDTLALRRWLGEEAACVTDGGYGAPWVYEEPCFSYRNIPKTVRGGALSGYFQSERYFTGFDEEARFLFRRLTAPVRPGRAGIHVRMGDYLQHTDLYHVPDVPFLHEALSRLSPGIKEVVIFSDSPAQALRLVTSVPEAARFHLSLDNHGAFEALRELSTCQELVLSCSSFSWWGAYLGDQKKVFIQKRWFAGKIKDDQDVFRPHWVRL, via the coding sequence ATGAAGAGTGATTTTATTGCCGCTTGCTTTTTTCACGGCTGCCGGACGGGGAATCAGCTTTTCCAGATAGCCGCAGCTTATGGGCATGCCCTCAGGCATGGTCTGGAATGCCGGGTTCCCTGGCGTTTCAATTCGGATACCCTTGCGTTAAGGAGATGGCTGGGCGAAGAAGCCGCCTGTGTAACGGATGGCGGATACGGTGCTCCCTGGGTGTACGAGGAACCGTGTTTTTCATATCGAAATATACCGAAAACAGTACGGGGAGGGGCACTGAGCGGATATTTTCAAAGCGAACGGTATTTTACCGGGTTTGACGAGGAGGCGCGTTTCCTGTTCCGCAGGTTGACGGCTCCGGTACGACCAGGACGTGCCGGAATACATGTCCGCATGGGGGATTACCTGCAGCATACCGATTTGTATCATGTTCCCGATGTCCCGTTTCTCCATGAAGCTCTTAGCCGGCTTTCCCCCGGTATCAAGGAGGTGGTAATTTTTTCCGATTCCCCGGCTCAGGCCCTGCGGCTGGTGACTTCCGTCCCGGAGGCTGCACGGTTCCATTTATCCCTCGATAATCACGGCGCTTTCGAAGCGCTCCGGGAACTTTCCACCTGTCAGGAATTAGTTCTTTCCTGTTCTTCTTTTTCCTGGTGGGGCGCCTATTTGGGCGATCAAAAGAAGGTTTTTATTCAAAAGAGGTGGTTTGCTGGAAAGATTAAGGATGACCAGGATGTGTTCCGCCCGCATTGGGTGCGGTTGTAG
- the aspS gene encoding aspartate--tRNA ligase encodes MNSYRTHTCSELRAADIGKPTTLIGWVDSVRDHGGVIFIDLRDRTGITQAVFHPEVSQDVARASQQLRSEDMIQISGTVEARLKTDTVDTTNADLPTGEIEVSANALNVINKADVLPFQLDRALSNEDLRLKYRFLDLRRPSMARNMQIRHRVTKTTRDYLDEHGFLEIETPILSKSTPEGARDFLVPSRLAPGKFYALPQAPQQYKQLLMVAGMERYFQIARCFRDEDLRADRQPEFTQVDIEASFITPEDIYNLVEGLLKRVYKEALDVDIPTPFPRMTWKEAMDQYGSDKPERRFGMKLTDVSSIFENSGFKVFASAVQNGGVVKAINAKGFGTASVGQIDTLTKTAVEAGAKGLAYIKVREDDWRSPISKFLSEEEKQKLTETLDIETGDLVLFAAGPWEPSCDILGRVRLQCAEFMELLKDNKERDFLWVIEFPLLGWDEEEQRWAAIHHPFTRPVKEDEEKLLKGELSADLRAQAYDVVLNGTELGGGSIRIHERDLQSAMFKALGITEEQAREQFGHILDAFSFGAPPHGGLALGLDRLVMMICDAESIREVIAFPKNNRGADLMSDSPAPAEERQLRDIHIQVKLPAKK; translated from the coding sequence ATGAACTCATACCGCACTCATACCTGCAGCGAATTGCGCGCTGCGGACATTGGCAAGCCGACCACCCTCATCGGCTGGGTAGACTCCGTCCGCGACCACGGCGGCGTCATATTTATCGACTTGCGCGACCGCACCGGCATCACCCAGGCAGTCTTCCACCCGGAAGTCAGCCAGGATGTGGCCAGGGCGTCCCAGCAGCTCCGTTCCGAGGACATGATCCAAATCTCCGGCACGGTGGAAGCCCGCTTGAAAACGGACACGGTGGACACCACCAATGCGGACCTCCCCACCGGAGAAATCGAAGTCTCCGCCAATGCCCTCAACGTCATCAACAAGGCGGATGTGCTCCCCTTCCAGCTGGACCGGGCCCTCTCCAACGAAGACCTGCGCCTCAAATACCGTTTTCTGGACCTGCGCCGTCCCTCCATGGCCCGCAACATGCAGATCCGCCACCGCGTAACCAAAACCACGCGGGACTATCTGGATGAACACGGCTTCCTGGAAATTGAAACCCCCATCCTCTCCAAATCCACGCCGGAAGGCGCGCGCGACTTCCTGGTCCCCTCCCGTCTGGCCCCCGGCAAATTCTATGCCCTGCCCCAGGCGCCCCAGCAGTACAAACAGCTTCTCATGGTGGCGGGCATGGAACGCTACTTCCAGATTGCCCGCTGTTTCCGTGACGAAGACCTGCGCGCGGACCGCCAGCCGGAATTCACGCAGGTGGACATTGAAGCCTCCTTCATCACGCCGGAAGACATCTACAACCTGGTGGAAGGACTGCTCAAGCGCGTATACAAGGAAGCCCTGGACGTAGACATCCCCACCCCCTTCCCGCGCATGACCTGGAAGGAAGCCATGGACCAGTACGGCTCCGACAAGCCGGAACGCCGCTTCGGCATGAAACTCACGGACGTCTCCTCCATCTTTGAAAACAGCGGCTTCAAGGTATTCGCCTCCGCCGTGCAAAATGGCGGCGTGGTCAAGGCCATCAACGCCAAGGGCTTCGGAACCGCCTCCGTCGGTCAGATAGACACCCTCACGAAAACCGCCGTGGAAGCCGGAGCCAAGGGTCTAGCCTACATCAAAGTGCGTGAAGACGACTGGAGAAGCCCCATCTCCAAATTCCTTTCTGAAGAAGAAAAGCAGAAACTCACGGAAACCCTGGACATTGAAACCGGAGACCTCGTTCTCTTTGCCGCCGGTCCGTGGGAACCCTCCTGCGACATCCTGGGCCGCGTGCGCCTGCAATGCGCCGAATTCATGGAACTCCTCAAGGACAACAAGGAGCGCGACTTCCTGTGGGTCATTGAATTCCCCCTGCTCGGCTGGGATGAGGAAGAACAGCGCTGGGCGGCCATCCATCATCCGTTCACCCGTCCCGTCAAGGAAGACGAAGAAAAACTGCTCAAGGGAGAACTCTCCGCCGACCTCCGCGCCCAAGCTTACGACGTGGTACTCAACGGCACGGAACTCGGCGGCGGCTCTATCCGAATCCATGAACGCGACCTGCAATCCGCCATGTTCAAGGCCCTCGGCATCACGGAAGAACAGGCTCGCGAACAATTCGGGCACATCCTGGACGCCTTCAGCTTCGGAGCACCCCCACACGGCGGCCTGGCTCTGGGCCTGGACCGTCTGGTCATGATGATCTGTGATGCGGAATCCATTCGTGAAGTCATCGCCTTCCCGAAAAACAACCGCGGCGCGGACCTCATGAGCGACTCCCCCGCTCCGGCGGAAGAGCGCCAACTGCGCGACATTCACATTCAGGTGAAACTCCCCGCTAAAAAATAA
- the hypD gene encoding hydrogenase formation protein HypD — MLAEFMQEEVYQLLDDLHHTVTRPWAVMEVCGGQTHAIASLGLEELLPPGLRLIHGPGCPVCVTSVDLIDRAVELSLRPGVVLCSYGDMMRVPGSRGDLLSAKARGGDVRLMYSPLEAVALAGDNPGLDVVFFAVGFETTAPATALAMQQARALGHANFSVLCAHVQVPPALEWLMDQQEGRPDGFLAPGHVCAVTGEGDYRRLAERYRVPMTVTGFEGTDLLCGILMCVRQLEAGEHGVRNAYPRYVKPEGNAAARKRMEEVFETEDRHWRGLGLIPGGGMKVRLEWRDMDASVRFDCRACDGTADEASGCMAGQVLRGLLRPVECPHFGSSCTPLTPLGAPMVSGEGACAAYYRYKRS, encoded by the coding sequence TTGCTCGCCGAGTTTATGCAGGAGGAAGTTTATCAACTGCTTGATGATCTGCATCACACCGTTACGCGCCCGTGGGCGGTGATGGAGGTGTGCGGCGGCCAGACTCATGCGATCGCTTCCCTGGGGCTGGAGGAACTGCTTCCGCCGGGGCTGCGCCTGATTCACGGGCCCGGCTGCCCTGTCTGTGTCACTTCCGTGGATTTGATTGACAGGGCCGTGGAGCTGAGTCTCAGGCCGGGTGTGGTTTTGTGCAGTTACGGTGACATGATGAGGGTGCCGGGCTCCCGCGGGGATTTACTGTCCGCCAAAGCGCGCGGCGGGGATGTCCGGCTAATGTATTCTCCTCTGGAGGCCGTTGCGCTGGCGGGAGACAATCCCGGTCTGGACGTGGTGTTTTTTGCCGTGGGTTTTGAGACTACCGCTCCGGCCACGGCGCTGGCCATGCAGCAGGCGCGTGCCCTGGGACATGCCAATTTTTCCGTGCTTTGCGCCCATGTGCAGGTTCCTCCCGCCTTGGAATGGCTGATGGACCAGCAGGAAGGAAGGCCGGACGGCTTTCTGGCTCCCGGCCATGTGTGCGCCGTGACGGGGGAGGGGGATTACAGGCGTCTTGCCGAACGCTACCGGGTGCCGATGACGGTTACCGGATTTGAAGGAACGGACCTGCTCTGCGGTATTCTGATGTGTGTCCGCCAGCTTGAGGCCGGGGAGCATGGCGTCCGGAACGCCTATCCGCGTTACGTTAAGCCGGAAGGGAACGCAGCCGCCAGGAAGCGGATGGAAGAGGTTTTTGAAACGGAGGACCGTCATTGGCGCGGGCTGGGGCTGATACCGGGCGGCGGCATGAAGGTGCGACTGGAATGGCGGGATATGGATGCTTCCGTCCGTTTTGACTGCCGCGCCTGTGACGGCACGGCGGATGAGGCTTCCGGCTGCATGGCCGGGCAGGTGCTGCGCGGTTTGCTGAGGCCGGTGGAATGCCCGCATTTCGGTTCTTCCTGTACGCCGCTGACTCCATTGGGGGCTCCCATGGTGTCCGGGGAAGGGGCCTGTGCGGCCTATTACCGCTATAAAAGAAGCTGA